The Gemmatimonadota bacterium DH-78 region CGATGCGCCGGCGATGGCGCGGTGGCTCGCGGAGCGCGGGCTCGTGCCCGGGAAGGTGCTCTGCTCCGACTCCGTGCGGACCCGCCAGACCCTCGCACTGATGGTCGACGAGTGGGGCGAGATGGACGATGTCACCACGCCGTCCATCGGCTACCGTCCGGGACTCTACCTGGCTTCGGCCGTGCGGATCCTGAGCCTGGCGGCTGCCGAGGCCGGCGATGCGGACTCCGTGATGGTGGTGGGGCACAACCCGGGCATGCACGACCTGGCCCAGGCTCTGGCCGAGCCGGCGGCCACCCCCGCGCACCGGCGCCTCGCCCGGAAGTTTCCGACCGCTGCGGCCGCCGTGCTGAGCTTCGACATCGCCCGCTGGGAGGAGCTGGCCACGCGAAGGGGCGAACTCTCGACGTTCATGCGGCCGCGCGACCTCGACCGCTGACGAGGGCGCGACCTACTGATCGAGTGCGGTCCTCACCGCCCGGGCCAGGTCGGGTGTCTCGAGCGGCTTCGAGAGTACGCGCACCCCGGATCGGCGCAGCTGCTCCACCGCGGGATGGTCCGTATACCCCGACAGGAGCAGGGTCGGGACGGCCAGGCCGAGTGCCTGAATGCGGGTGCTGAGCTCCGGTCCCGACAGGGCCGGCATCACCACGTCGGTGACCAGCAGATGGGGGCGGAGTCCCCCTTCTTCGACGAGAGCGAGCGCCTCCGCACCGTCGGCCGCGTCCACCACCCGGTACCCGAGCTCGTCGAGGGATCGACGCATTCCGCGACGGAGTTCGACATGGTCCTCCACGAGCAGAATGGTCTCGGTGCCTCGCGGCACCTCGCCGTCGGCCGGCGGCACCTGGTCGGGGGCGATCGCCGGGATCAGGATCGCGAAGCGGGTGCCCTCGCCGGGGCGGCTCCGCACTTCGATCGCTCCGCCCATCGCCCGCACCGCGCCGTGCACCACCGAGAGTCCGAGGCCGCTCTTTCGGCCCCAGCTGCGCGTGGTGAAAAAGGGCTCGAAGAGCCGGGAGCGCGTCGCTTCGTCCATGCCCTCTCCGGTGTCGGTCACCGTCAGCACGGCGTACCGTCCGGCCTTCAACGGCAGCCCCGCCACATCGCGCGGCCGATCGACTTCGCGAGAGGTGGCGCCGATGGTCAGCGTCCCGCCCCCGGGCATCGCGTCGCGAGCATTCAGCGCGAGGTTCAGGATCATCTGATCGAGTTGGGTGGGGTCGACCCGCACCTCGGGCACCTTCCCCTCGAGAGCCCACTCCAGAGCGACGTCTTCGGAGAGGAAGCGGCGCAGCATCTTCTCGTTGGCGAGCAGGTGCGCCTCGAGGTCGATCTCCCGGGGCTCGGCGGGGGTCGTTCGGCTGAAGGCGGACAGCTGTCGCGTGATCTCGGAACCGCGTCGAGCCGAGCGGAAGATCTCCTCCAGGTCCTCCAGGTCGGGGTCGCCTTCCGGCCGGAGTCGGATCAGCAGATCGGAAAGCGTGGTGATGACGGAGAGGATGTTGTTGAAGTCGTGGGCCACCCCGCCGGCCAGCCGCTCCACCGCCTCCATGCGGGCGGCCTCGGAGAGCGTGTGTTCGAGCTGGCGCGCGGGTGTGGTATCCGTCACCCAGACCAGCCAGCCTGCGCCGTCGGGGGCACGGGCCACCGTCGCGCTCAGCTCGCGGTCGCGCTCGATCCACTCGAACTCCACCGAGCCCGACCAGGTCGCACCGTCGAGCCCCTCGAGGTCGACCGGCAGACCCGCCGTGCCCGGAGTTCGAAGTCCGGCGAAGGGCGACGCTTCCACCGCGGATCGGTCTCCCCCGGCCAGTTCCACGAAGCGGGCATTCGTGTGGACCGCCCGCCCCTCCGGCGAGAGTACCGCGATGCCGACCGGGGCCCGCGCGACGAGTGCCTCGAAGGGAAGGCCGCGTTCGCTCGACGACGACCCCGCTGCGGACGGGAGCATGGCCAGCGCGTCGTCGATCGAGGCATCCCCGGCCAACGCGGAGACCGCCGGGTCGGAGGGCGGTGCATCGGCCGGGGGGATCGGCCCCGGATACGCCAGGATCACCGGCAGACCCTCGCCGCCCCCGAGGCGGCGGAGGGCGGCGAGGCCACGGTACCCGGACAGCCGCTCCGCCTCGCCGTCGAGCGCCACCAACGCCACGGCGGGTGGCACCTCCGCTTCCGGAACGGCACGCAGGGTGACGGCCCGGAGTCCCGACGAGGTGACGGCCGCCACGAGGGTGCGGTGGCGAGCCGCCCCGCCGATCAGGGCGACGGTCCGGGCGGTCGGATTGGACTCGGACGGTGTGGGCACGGGAGACCCGGGTGGAGGTATGCGCGTGTCTCGACAGGCGGTGCGTCGTATAATGACGAGTCGGTTCGCTCCGGGCGAACCCCCTCCTCTCCAGCGAGGCGGCCCCATGGCCACGATCCTGGTGATCGACGACGACGCTTCGATCCGCCGCAGCCTGCGCCGGATCCTCGAGCTCGAGGGGCACGAGGTGCTCGAAGCGGCGGAGGGATCGGCGGGACTCCGGGCGGTCCAGCTCGACCCGCCGGATCTCGTGATCACGGACATCTACATGCCCGAGATGGACGGGATCGAGTTCCTGATCCGTCTGCGAGACGCCCACCCGGAGTTGCCGATCGTGGCGATCTCCGGGGGGGGCTTCGCCTCGAAGGAGTTCGTGCTCAAGGACGCCGAAATGATCGGTGCCACGCGCACGCTGTCGAAGCCGCTCCTGGTCGGCGACGTGCTGGGGGCGGTCTCGGCCGCCCTGTCCGGCGACCCGAACCCCTGAACGCGAAACGACCCCCGACCGTCGAGCGGCGGGGGTCGTCGTGAGACGTCGGTCGTCGATGATGTTCGTGTACGGAGGGGGAGGGATTCGAACCCCCGTGTGGTTTCCCACGCACCGCTTTCGAGGCGGGCCCGTTCGGCCAACTCCGGCACCCCTCCAAACCTCTCCGGGGGAGTCCCCGGCGACCTTCCATCGGGGCGCCCGGATTCGAACCGGGGACCTCTGCGACCCGAACGCAGCGCTCTACCGGACTGAGCCACGCCCCGTACCACCTGTCCTGCATCCATCCCATCTGAACGGACGGGGTGGGATTCGGCCTTCGGGGCGGAGCCCCTCGGGGAGCGAGGAGCCACCGGCTCCGCAGCTCAGCCCACGTCGCGATCCGAAAGGATCGCCGTGGGTGAGAATCCCCACCTTCGCACTGCTCATCCCACCTGAACGGACGGGGTGGGATTCGAACCCACGTGGGCTTTCGCCCACACGATTTCCAATCGTGCGCCTTAAGCCGCTCGGCCACCCGTCCTGGATCGCGGAACTCCCGGCTGACTTGCAACCTTCGAATGCTCCGCGCACTTCTCCAGACACGGAGGGAGTGGGATTCGAACCCACGCGGGCTTTCGCCCAACGCCTTAGCAGGGCGCCGCCTTAAGCCACTCGGCCATCCCTCCCGATCGGGCTGCGGCACCCGCCGCCGCCCAGTTGCCCCGCTAGGGCTCGAACCTAGACTCTCCGGAGCCAGAATCCGGCGTGTTGCCAATTACACCACGGGGCAATCACGAACGTGGACCACCAGTTGCGCGGTCCGAACAGAGCCACCAGTCGGACTTGAACCGACGACCCCGTCATTACGAGTGACGTGCTCTACCAGCTGAGCTATGGTGGCGTGTTGCGGTGTTACGAAATGGAGCCGAGGGGGCTCGAACCCCTGACCTCTAGAGTGCGATTCTAGCGCTCTCCCAGCTGAGCTACGGCCCCGTATTTCCGCGGCAATGGGCGCGACAGGATTCGAACCTGTGACCTCTACGATGTCAACGTAGCGCTCTAACCAACTGAGCTACGCGCCCGAACCTCGTGCGGAGCGTCGCGCCGCCGCTCCAATGCGCCCGGGAGGACTCGAACCCCCAACCTTTTGATCCGTAGTCAAACGCTCTATCCAATTGAGCTACGGGCGCACATGCCTGCCACTCGATGCCCACGACAGGACTCGAACCTGTACGCCGTTTCCGGCACTGGTCCCTCAAACCAGCCTGTCTACCAATTCCAGCACGTGGGCCTGCTTCTCCCTCCGAAACCGCGGAGGACACGACATGCTCGGGGAGGGACTCGAACCCTCACAGGGTTGCCCCCACAGGATCCTGAATCCTGCGCGTCTACCAATTCCGCCACCCGAGCCCGACGGCGTGGACCTCGAGGGTCCCGGCCACCAGTGGAGCCGAGGGGAATCGAACCCCTGACCTCTTGAATGCCATTCAAGCGCTCTCCCAACTGAGCTACGGCCCCGGTACCATCGACGACCTGGAGGTAGGGAGCCGCCGCGGGGGTGCCGCGACGAACCATCTGCTCCGAACCGATGTCAAACAACGTCTCGAGCGGGGCTGACGGGACTCGAACCCGCGGCCTCCGGTGTGACAGACCGGCACTCTAACCAACTGAGCTACAGCCCCTCGTACTGCACCTGCATCCTGCTTCCTGACCTATGCCCCCACGGGGAATCGAACCCCGATCGCCACCTTGAAAGAGTGGTGTCCTAGCCGTTAGACGATGGGGGCCGACTCACCAACAGGCCCGGAGGGACTCGAACCCCCAACCGCCGGTTTTGGAGACCGGTGCTCTACCAATTGAGCTACGGACCTCTGGGCGCGTGAGCGCCGGGACCTTCCACCACCATGGCCAGGGACGGAATCGAACCGCCGACACCACGATTTTCAGTCGTGTGCTCTACCAACTGAGCTACCTGGCCCCAAACGAAAGACGCCCGGCCTGGCTTCAGGCTCGGGCGGGATGTCGGACGTCGACCTCGAGTCGAATCCCGTCACCCGCCTCCCGCCCAGGCGCGCGCGCCAGACCAGGTATCGGCCGTGGTGAAGCCCCGCGCAAGCATCGCGTCCGTCCGAACTCGTCCGGCGAACCAGATGCCAGGGGCTTCAACCATCGCGCACTCCGTTCGCTTCCGCCGCAGCGGCCGTTCGCTTTCACGCGAAACGCCGCCCGCGAGGCGGCGTTTCGAAATAGCGGGGGCGGGATTCGAACCCGCGACCTTCGGGTTATGAGCCCGACGAGCTACCAGACTGCTCCACCCCGCAACAGGGTCCCCATTATACCCCTCGCCCTCGGGGGGTGTCAACTCCCCGTTACGCGATACGAATTTCGACCCCCGAGGAAACCTTTCAGGCGCGAAGCACGTCTAAACTTCTTGAACGGTTCGATCAAGGATTTGGAAGCTTGAACGATTCCTGTACCTTTGATCGAGGGTGCCCGCCATGGGGGCGGGATCCAGCAGCCCGAAGGCTCGCGAAGGCGGGAGGAGGGGAGGATGTTCTACGCTGTACGTCTGCCGGCGGCCGAGGCGCCTGAAGCGCCCCAGGAGCCGCTCGTACCGAGCGCCGACGCGGTCGGCCT contains the following coding sequences:
- a CDS encoding ATP-binding protein, encoding MPTPSESNPTARTVALIGGAARHRTLVAAVTSSGLRAVTLRAVPEAEVPPAVALVALDGEAERLSGYRGLAALRRLGGGEGLPVILAYPGPIPPADAPPSDPAVSALAGDASIDDALAMLPSAAGSSSSERGLPFEALVARAPVGIAVLSPEGRAVHTNARFVELAGGDRSAVEASPFAGLRTPGTAGLPVDLEGLDGATWSGSVEFEWIERDRELSATVARAPDGAGWLVWVTDTTPARQLEHTLSEAARMEAVERLAGGVAHDFNNILSVITTLSDLLIRLRPEGDPDLEDLEEIFRSARRGSEITRQLSAFSRTTPAEPREIDLEAHLLANEKMLRRFLSEDVALEWALEGKVPEVRVDPTQLDQMILNLALNARDAMPGGGTLTIGATSREVDRPRDVAGLPLKAGRYAVLTVTDTGEGMDEATRSRLFEPFFTTRSWGRKSGLGLSVVHGAVRAMGGAIEVRSRPGEGTRFAILIPAIAPDQVPPADGEVPRGTETILLVEDHVELRRGMRRSLDELGYRVVDAADGAEALALVEEGGLRPHLLVTDVVMPALSGPELSTRIQALGLAVPTLLLSGYTDHPAVEQLRRSGVRVLSKPLETPDLARAVRTALDQ
- a CDS encoding response regulator codes for the protein MATILVIDDDASIRRSLRRILELEGHEVLEAAEGSAGLRAVQLDPPDLVITDIYMPEMDGIEFLIRLRDAHPELPIVAISGGGFASKEFVLKDAEMIGATRTLSKPLLVGDVLGAVSAALSGDPNP
- a CDS encoding histidine phosphatase family protein; this translates as MKTLILFRHAKSDHPGGTTDHERPLASRGRRDAPAMARWLAERGLVPGKVLCSDSVRTRQTLALMVDEWGEMDDVTTPSIGYRPGLYLASAVRILSLAAAEAGDADSVMVVGHNPGMHDLAQALAEPAATPAHRRLARKFPTAAAAVLSFDIARWEELATRRGELSTFMRPRDLDR